The following are encoded together in the Periplaneta americana isolate PAMFEO1 chromosome 5, P.americana_PAMFEO1_priV1, whole genome shotgun sequence genome:
- the LOC138699540 gene encoding cyclin-Q-like, which translates to MKDVIDVMQLQREKSRQVPTVDYRETENNFIAVRYIFECGIKLDAQPLTIATAAILYHRFFKETDNAGYDSYLIAATTLYLAGKVKDDPLKIRDVINVTHNTLHRGSAPLELGDEYWNMRDAIVQAELLIMRMLKFEVTIVHPHKYMLHYLKSLESWFPKEEWEKVPLVKASFAFLQDFHFDPAILDYNPQHVAVACINMAFQCYGVQVPYTDEGEGVSWYSVFADDLQKDKLWEIMEKIMEVYGKETDGK; encoded by the exons ATGAAGGACGTTATTGATGTGATGCAACTTCAGCGAGAGAAAAGTAGACAAGTCCCGACTGTAGACTACAGagaaacagaaaacaattttatagCAGTCAGATATATTTTTGAGTGTG GTATAAAACTTGACGCACAGCCTCTCACAATTGCAACAGCTGCAATTTTGTATCATAGATTTTTCAAGGAAACAGATAATGCTGGTTATGACAGTTAC CTAATAGCTGCTACAACACTCTACTTAGCTGGTAAAGTTAAAGACGACCCACTCAAAATCAGAGACGTGATTAATGTTACCCACAACACACTTCATAGAGGATCAGCACCTTTAGAACTGGGAGATGAGTATTGGAACATGCGGGATGCTATTGTGCAGGCAGAGCTGCTGATTATGAGAATGCTCAAGTTCGAAGTCACCATCGTTCACCCACACAAA TACATGCTTCATTATTTGAAATCACTAGAAAGTTGGTTTCCTAAAGAAGAGTGGGAAAAAGTTCCATTGGTTAAAGCATCATTTGCATTTCTTCAG GATTTCCATTTTGATCCTGCAATATTGGACTACAACCCTCAACACGTAGCAGTGGCATGCATCAACATGGCTTTTCAGTGTTACGGTGTCCAGGTGCCATACACTGATGAGGGAGAAGGGGTGTCTTGGTATTCT GTTTTTGCTGATGATCTACAGAAGGATAAACTGTGGGAGATCATGGAAAAGATAATGGAAGTATACGGAAAGGAAACAGATGGAAAGTAA